The DNA segment CTGATGACTTTGATCGCCCCCTCTCTTTGCCTGCGACACGCAACATCGTGATCATGACTACAGTGGCCTACGAAGGGGAAGTACCGGAGTTAGAAACTGATTTGGCTAATATTCAAGCGTTGCAAGAAGCTTTAAAAGCCTTGATTAATCTGCACTACAAACACAAGCTCAGAGCCATCCAAGTGCATTTCTCACCAGCACGGTTAGGAGATGAACTGAGTAATGATCAGCTATTGCAATATTATCCAGAGTTGATACCTTTATAACCAGGATGTACCCATGAGAACTGAAAATCAAGGGGTTCAGGGGTATAGGGGTATAGAGGTATAGGGGAATTGTTTGAAACCCTTACACCCCTATACCCTTACACCCTTACACCCAGTCTCAACAGACAACCTGTGTGCGTAAGTCCTAGACTTGTGTGGTTGTCCGTACCTACAAACCATCAAAGAACTTGTTAAGCTCGAAAATAAGATGACAATGCCATGATCATGACCATACTACGTAAAGTCACAGTAATTTTTTTAGCAGTCAGCTTATGCTTGACAACCGTTGCTTGTGGAGGAGGAGAACAAACCAACTCTACAAATCGGAATGTAAGCCAAACTTCTGCTACTACTAAACTCAATGACGGTCAGTATCAAGTACAACAAGCCACTTACGATGATGCTAGTGGGGAATACACCCTATTTTTGCTCAACAGTACACCCCCAACCTTTGCCACCGAAAACTTGCAAATGGCTCGCCTGACCGACGATGAAATCAAAGAAGGTAAGAAAAGTTATCTGAAGGTTGACAATGGACAACCAGTTTTATATTTGACAGAAGATTTTAAAATTGAGTACGTTCATAACGTTACCGAGAATAAAACTAATCCTCAAACCGGACAGCAAGAAACAGTTGTAGTTCGTCGGGAAAATGGCTTTTGGGCCCCCTTTGCTGGTTCTGTCGCTGGTAGTATAGCAGGTCAGGCGATCGGTAATGCCTTGTTTAGACCCCAGTACTATGTTCCCCCCGTCTATCAACCAGGTGGAGTAATTAGGGGCTTTGGTGGATATGGTAATAGTTACGACCAAGCGGTATCCAGCTACCGCAGCCGTTATAATGCGCCACCAGCAGCCGTAAGAAATCGGACGGCTTTCCGTACCACCGGAACCATTAGAAGGTCTCCTAGTTCCACTGTCCGTACTGCACCACGCACCACCACAAACCGTCCTTCTGGTTCCGGTTTTGGCGGTAGCACCTTAAGACCTTCTGGCAAATCCAGCACCACCAGACGCAGCCCTAGCGGTAGTAGTTTTGGTAGCGGACGCTCTCCTGCCCGCCGTTCAACTGGTTTCGGTTCCAGACGGCGCTAGAAAATTGGGCATTAGGGACTGGAAAAACATCTGAGTATGGTGGGCATTGCCCACCATATCAAGGTTTCTGTCGGCATTACCCATCACCCGTGGGAATTGTAATGATAAACTCAGCCCCCTTTCCTGGCGCAGAGATACACTGTAATTGTCCCTGGTGGTTTGTCACCACAATTTGGTAACTAATTGATAGTCCCATGCCAGTGCCTTTACCTATGGGTTTAGTGGTGAAGAAAGGGTCAAATAGCCGATTAAGAACTTTCTCTGCCATTCCCATTCCATTATCAGCAATACGGATAATTACCTGGTTGTCGGTGGTAAGTTCAGTCCGAATCAGAATTCGGGGATTGTTAGTTGTTTGATGATTCACCACTGACAAATGACTACTGGCAACAGACTCTTCCAAAGCATCAATTGCATTAGTCAGTAAATTCATAAATACTTGATTGAGTTGTCCGGCGTGACATACGATATTGGGTAGGTTGCCGTACTCTTTAATTACTTGAATCTCATTACAGCCTGGTTTAGCTTTTAGACGATTTTGCAATAATAGCAATGTATTATCGATACCTTCATGAATATCTACTGCTTTCATGCCATCTTCGTCTAGGCGAGAGAAGTTACGCAAAGAAAGGACTATCTGTCGAATACGTTCTGCTCCCATGTGCATTGAATTCAAAACTTTAGGCAAATCTTGAGAAATAAACTCTAAATCCATGCCGTATATATGGTCTGCAATGTCTGGTAATACTGAATCGTAGTGATTTTGATAGAGTTTAACCAAGTAAAGCAAATCCTCTATGTATTCACGGGTATGAGTGATATTACCGTAGATAAAATTCACGGGATTATTAATTTCATGGGCAACACCCGCTACTAATTGTCCTAAACTGGACATTTTCTCTGTTTGAATTAATTGCGCCTGGGTTTGTTGGAGTTCCCATAGCGCTGCTTCTAACTTTTGGGCTTTTTCTTGGGCTGTTTGGGCAATTTCTCGGTATTTAGCTTCAGATTTTCTCAGTTCTTCTTCAGTCTGCTTGCGCTTAATGCCGAGAGCAACCTCATGGGCTGTTATTCTCAAGGCTTCAAAGGTAGACTTGCTGAGGACTTGGCGAGAAAACATGGCGATGACCCCTAATATTTCTCCTTCCACAATCAAGGGATAGCCAGCAAAGGCAATCATTCCCTCTTGCTTTGCCCACTCTTTATTCCCTACACGGGGGTCGGTTTGTACAGAGTTGGTGAGGTGGGGTTTGGCTTCTTCGGCAATTAACCCAATTTTGAATTTACCGACTGGTACAAATCTATGGGGGCCATCAATGTGGGTATACATCCCCGAACTAACTTGTAATTCGAGGACGTTATTTTGTTTATTCAGTGTCCAGATGCGGGCAAAGGCTGCATTGAGATGTGTCACCATAGTCTCAGCACAGCCACGCATTAACTCTTGTAATGTGTGATCTTGAGAGAAAACAGTATCAATTGCTGTCCGAAAGTTAGCTAACTGGATTCTTTCTGCTAGCGCCGCTTCTGTAAGTTTGCGGTCGGTTATATCGTCAGTAATGCCTACACAATACAAAATATTAGTATTCTCATCTTTAAAGGCAGATGTGCTAATTTCCTGCCATCGCCAGCTACCATCTTTGTCTTTTATCCTGTATTCTAATGGCTGGTGCTTATTGTTACAGTTAGAAACTGTGGATAAATAATCAGTAAATAGTTGCACATCGTCATTGTGGACAAAAGAAAAGAAAGATTTACCTTCCAGTTCTCTTATTTCATGTCCTAAGATTTCTGTGACATTAGGTGAAGTGTAGCAAACGTAACCATCACTTGTGAATACAAAAATAATTTTATGAGAATTTTTTATAACTTGATATAGATTGTTTTCAGTTTCTAAAGTAACTGTGAAATTGAAGTATTTTTTTCCAGACTCTCCAATTTGCAGAGGCGCTTTTATCTGATGAAAGGGTGGTTTGGTAACTTGATTATTTGATTGTCTCACGTCCTATAAATCCTACTTATCTATCGGAGCCATGCCAAAAATTAGGTGATTTACTCAACCTGATGTAGACAATTCTAAAAAGGATTTCACCGAAAAGCCGTAAAGATATAAAGAGTATTTTGATAGTTAATCAATAGTGAAAATACTGACTCAATATCAATTAATATTGCTGTAATTTTCTATATTACGTATATCAATCAAGAATTATTTAACTTGAAGATTCAAAAATTCATCGTGGTTTTATAAATTCCCACCACCAATTATCAATTTATAAAGAGACTTACTTGGTCAACAAACCATGTTGCCAAAATGTACTAAAAATTACCCATATCTCTCTTTTCCAAAAATTAAACTCTCCACACCCTTCTGCATCCTCGCTTGAGTAAATCACACCCTGGTTCAACTACGCCAAAGCAACTAATCAACAAGATGGCAAATAGGAAAGTGAAAAGATTTTTTTTGTGTTATAAAACTCACAGAAATTTATCTTAGCGGAAAGCTGCTCTATGGAGCCAGAAAAACTGGGACGTTTTAAAGAGTACGGCGAACTTATTCTTCAAAAATTAGATTTTGTTCCTCAATCTCCCTCGCAACAAGAAGACTGGGTTCCTGCTAGTCTGGATGATTGTCTTTTACGTCTACGGGAAGCTGCCCAAAAAACGGTAGAACTGGCTACCTCACCCGTAAAAATTGGCGTGATGGGAGAATTTAGTAGTGGTAAAACTCTTCTGTTGGGTAGTCTCATCGGCTATGCAGATGCTTTACCTATCAGCGAAAATCCCACTACAGGAAACGTTACAGCGATTCATCTTATCCCTCATCCGGGTTTTACCACTACCCAGGTTGGTAACTTCACCGTTGAGTATCTGACTCGTGAGGGGGTAAATGAGTGTTTGCGCTTCATGTTAGGAGAAGCCAATCGTCGGACAATAGCAGCCGGACTTCCAGCAATGCAACCGGCAAAACTCAACTCTGGGAAAGAAATTCTCAGTTGGTGTGAAGCCAGTTGGAAGAGTAGTAATAATTTAGAGTTGCGTTATCTGCTGCGGGAGTTGGTGCTGTTTATCCGCGCCTATGGTTCCTATGGGGAAGCTCTCTGTGGCGGACGCTATGAAATTGACCCTGACTCCGCCCGTGAAGGTTTGCAATTGGCGGAACAGCCTTTGGCTATCCAAACTCTTGGCTTTGAAGATTTACCACCAGCTCATATTCGTTTACCAAGTCCACCGCAAAAGTTAGCTACCAAGTTATTACAAAATAGTTTCCCCTTAATTCGCCGTGTGGATATTGATGTGAAAATCTCTAGGGAAATTTGGGATATTACAGATGCTTCCGAATTTACTCTTCTGGATTTTCCGGGGTTGGGTGCGGCTAACTCTGGTGCTAGGGATACGTTTTTATCATTGCGGGAATTGGCAGAAGTACAGACGATTTTGGTACTGCTCAATGGTAAATCGCCGGGGAGCGATCGCGCTAATAAAATTTTTACGATGATGCAGCAGCAGCGCCCAGGACAAGACCTGAAGGATTTAATTTTGGTGGGCGTGGGACGGTTTGACCAGTTACCGTTGGAAAGTGAAGGGGGGGAAAGACTACTTGACCAATTAATTGATGAAAGTCGAACGCCGCATTTAACAGCAGATAAGGTTTTACAACAACTCAGGGTTTTACAAACCACCATCGACGGCGCGAGTGCATTCACCACCAACAAAGACCGCATCGCTTTACTCTCACCTCTGTTGGGACTGGCGGAACTAGCCAAGCGTTCCAGCACTATCAAAGCAGGTTCACCAGAGTTTTTGGCTAACTTAGACTATCCCAATTACTTGGAGCGCTCGAAACAGTTGCAGCAAAAGTGGGGATATTTGAGCGATCGCCTGATAGAATCAGATCCACGCAGCCATTTAAGTCGCAAGTTAGGTTACTTTGCTCAAGACGGGGGTATCGCCAAGCTACGGGAATTGATGCAGAATCACGTTGCGACTCACGGACTTAAGCAACTGTATGAGGATACTAGCCGCGCTGCCGATAATTTACGGCAACAACAAGATAATCTCAAAGGTATCATCGCCGAAATTCATGAGCAAGGCATACCCACAGGCGACAGTCAGGCTTTAATTGATTTGCGGACTGCGTTGGAAAATTTAGATAAAACCTATCGCAACTTCCAAAAAGATTTGGGTAAAGAACCACTCAAAGACCGCCGGGGAACTGTGGTTAGTGATGTGGTGAAAGATGAATTGACCTTTAGAGTTTTGAGTTGGAATCATTGGACTTTGTTATTTAACAAAGCGAATAATGGCACAATCACCATTACAGAATCGAAGGGTGCAGCCGGGAAGTTATTTGACAGGGGAAATAGAACTAATACCAGTATTCCTACCAAGAGTGATGATTTTTATCCCGCTTTTGAAAAGACTGTCAAAGAAGTAGAAGAATTTGCGCGCGATCGCATCCGCCAAGCAGTGGTAGACTTACTGAGTAAATTATCTCAACAAATCGCCCCAGAACGAGAACGTTTGCAAGCACTCCTCAACCCAGAAATAGAACAAGAGATTGAAAGCAAATTTGGTGGGGAAGAAGCTGATTTATTTTACCAATTGTTGTTAGGTAGTGACCCGATCCAATGGCAAGCAGCAATCATATCGGAAATTAATCATCAAGAAAAATTCCTCACACCAGATATTATTTTCCCTCTGGCGCGTCAGGATGAAAAACATGATATTGGTCAAATCTTTGATTGGTCGCCGGAAAAAGCACAAACTCTATCTAAGTCCAGTAATCATCAAATGTTCGTATTAAGACTACGGGATGAAATTACTGCTAGTGCCAGCTTACATTTGGTGCAATATGTTAGTGAAGTTAATCAAAGAGTCAATGCCGAATTAGATGGAATTTTAGATCAAATTATTCCCACCTTGCAAAATATCTCCAAAAAAGATGGCTTGCTGAGGTTTATTGCTGCTGGCGATACTCAATCATCGGGTGCAGTTCCAGTTTGGTTACAAAATCTCTCGGAAATTGCCGATTTAGCAGTCAAATATCAGTAATTAGTAATTAGTAGCCACCACTAATTACGACTGCATAGGGAACCGATCAAATGCCTGTAAAAATTCAGCTTGCACCACGCTTTCAGATGCGGGTTAATGAAAAAAAATATCTGGAACTTCCCACGATTCAATTAATTGGTACTGGGAACAATGTCCCCCATATTTCCCGCATAACCTGCACTGTCAAAGGCGCATCAAGTGAATTGGCATTAAAAATAGAAAAATCCTATAGACAATTTGAATCTGCTACACCAAAAATTTCTCAAATTGGGCAATTAGAGCAGTATCCTTGTAAACTAGAGCAAACTTTCACACAAGCCATCAACTGTAATTTACAAGTAATTGTTGAATATTTCGATTCCGATTTATCAGGAAATCCCCTGCTATCTGCACGCAAAAAAATAGCAGCTTATTGTCATCTGTGGTCACTACCTATGAAACCAACAACACAACCAGATAATACCCAAGAAATCCGTAATCATGAAAAACAACCCGATATTAAACAACGGAAAAGATTCCCCGGTTGGTTTGCTTTAGACTTCGGTACATCTAATTCTACGGTGACACTTTTTGACCCAATTGAAGTGCCAATTGCCGAAGTTTTACCGAGAGAACAGGAGTTAAGATTACGCGATCGCCTATCTCAATGGTTGAGTTCTCCGGCTGCTATTGCCTTACCAGAAGCAAGCGCCAGTGAATGGGATAAGTTTACCCTTGATATTAGTAAAAATTTAGAAATCGACCCTAGTAACTTACATGAAGTTTTTCAAACTGATAATAAAGAAAGATTTTTAGAAGCGATTCGACAAATAGAATTATGTTTAGGAAATAGTGATAGATTTCGTCACGCTATCAGCAGAAAATTATATAATATCTACCATGAAGTTTTTCGTGTACCTACCTTAGAATCACAAAATCTCATTCCTGTAGTCTTAGATATTGACCGCCGCGATACAGAAATTCCCAGCGAGTTAGAAATCTCCAGTTTGACAGATTTAAATATTCGCATGGGTAGGGAAGCAAGAGACAATCGCAAAAAGGCGATCGCTCAAGGAACCAGCAGTTCTCTCAAAGAAATTATCAGCAGATTTCACCATTCACCAAAACGTTACTTTGGACAAAAGCGTGATTTCTCAGTTATTTTAGATGGCGCAGAAGAAACAATTAATGTTAATCAACTTGTACAAGCAGCTTGGTCACATTTAATTGATTTAACTGAAGATTATCGCCAACGCGCCAGACGCAGATTTTCTGACGGGGAATTTTTAACCGCAGTTGTCACCTACCCCACAGTTGCACCGCCAGTAGTGCGGAAAGAAGTCAAAGAATTAGTTGAACAATTAGGGATAGATGACGTACAAACTGCCTATGATGAAGCGGTATCTGTAGCCATCTTCTTTCTATGGCGTGAGTTTGGTGGTAATCTCAACATTGGCATTGAGTCTTTTAAAACTCGTTGCCGTCAAGAGAAAAATAAATGGTCGCAAAACGTTCTCGTCTTAGATATTGGTGGCGGAACCACAGACTTAGCTTTAATTGAACTCACCCTAGAAGATAAAACACCATTCTTTAGTAGTAATGAAGATAGAGGCTTAGGCGGACGTTATTATAAACTCACGCCGAAACTGCTGGGTTCCTCTGGACATTTACAACTGGGTGGCGAATTAATCACCTTGCGCGTGTATAGATTGTTAAAAGTGGCGATCGCTGATACTTTACTCACAGCAATTAGTTTTGGTAAAATCGAAAGCGACAAACTAGAAGATTTAATTAGCTCGGAATTAAACGAACGCTTTTTAGAAAAAGGCAAATTCAAAAGCGGTAGTCTACTGAAATGTTTAGATAAAGAAAATCCTGAAGGTGATGCTGCTTATAAAGATGCCTTAGATACAGCCGAGAAAGTCATCCCCACCCGTTGGCAACAAGCACCCCAACGCCTGCAAACCTTCTATACTTTATGGGATCATGCAGAAGCAGCCAA comes from the Nostoc sp. PCC 7120 = FACHB-418 genome and includes:
- a CDS encoding ATP-binding protein is translated as MRQSNNQVTKPPFHQIKAPLQIGESGKKYFNFTVTLETENNLYQVIKNSHKIIFVFTSDGYVCYTSPNVTEILGHEIRELEGKSFFSFVHNDDVQLFTDYLSTVSNCNNKHQPLEYRIKDKDGSWRWQEISTSAFKDENTNILYCVGITDDITDRKLTEAALAERIQLANFRTAIDTVFSQDHTLQELMRGCAETMVTHLNAAFARIWTLNKQNNVLELQVSSGMYTHIDGPHRFVPVGKFKIGLIAEEAKPHLTNSVQTDPRVGNKEWAKQEGMIAFAGYPLIVEGEILGVIAMFSRQVLSKSTFEALRITAHEVALGIKRKQTEEELRKSEAKYREIAQTAQEKAQKLEAALWELQQTQAQLIQTEKMSSLGQLVAGVAHEINNPVNFIYGNITHTREYIEDLLYLVKLYQNHYDSVLPDIADHIYGMDLEFISQDLPKVLNSMHMGAERIRQIVLSLRNFSRLDEDGMKAVDIHEGIDNTLLLLQNRLKAKPGCNEIQVIKEYGNLPNIVCHAGQLNQVFMNLLTNAIDALEESVASSHLSVVNHQTTNNPRILIRTELTTDNQVIIRIADNGMGMAEKVLNRLFDPFFTTKPIGKGTGMGLSISYQIVVTNHQGQLQCISAPGKGAEFIITIPTGDG
- a CDS encoding virulence factor SrfB, whose amino-acid sequence is MPVKIQLAPRFQMRVNEKKYLELPTIQLIGTGNNVPHISRITCTVKGASSELALKIEKSYRQFESATPKISQIGQLEQYPCKLEQTFTQAINCNLQVIVEYFDSDLSGNPLLSARKKIAAYCHLWSLPMKPTTQPDNTQEIRNHEKQPDIKQRKRFPGWFALDFGTSNSTVTLFDPIEVPIAEVLPREQELRLRDRLSQWLSSPAAIALPEASASEWDKFTLDISKNLEIDPSNLHEVFQTDNKERFLEAIRQIELCLGNSDRFRHAISRKLYNIYHEVFRVPTLESQNLIPVVLDIDRRDTEIPSELEISSLTDLNIRMGREARDNRKKAIAQGTSSSLKEIISRFHHSPKRYFGQKRDFSVILDGAEETINVNQLVQAAWSHLIDLTEDYRQRARRRFSDGEFLTAVVTYPTVAPPVVRKEVKELVEQLGIDDVQTAYDEAVSVAIFFLWREFGGNLNIGIESFKTRCRQEKNKWSQNVLVLDIGGGTTDLALIELTLEDKTPFFSSNEDRGLGGRYYKLTPKLLGSSGHLQLGGELITLRVYRLLKVAIADTLLTAISFGKIESDKLEDLISSELNERFLEKGKFKSGSLLKCLDKENPEGDAAYKDALDTAEKVIPTRWQQAPQRLQTFYTLWDHAEAAKLKLGQKAPDDVSPLTFTLSEQQIAELLTQSAIKFQVKELDTLHVTLDTQQFERAAASAIKEAIGIAKGLMESRLRSEDNNIDPWNTHKVDWLILSGKTCNLDLVQRHIYQEFSNSPHFVWNPERITFVLEYTKLATSAGACYAEKLRRLRFDPEESKGLLRKGANQLEIDVKNLFYYLPCNFKRKTQSNDLLTVFKAGQELYQLTPGENVAKVRTEWQGIQLTNIIYRQDYEDGDLRLWGSFDGKTLMEKLAMEEGEFLRKIKVQFEIDQTLQFNVLLCQGNPHYLIDVPGIDVNSAISAVSNASTLFADGNLKWNIAVERPDKDLNDGDIAVNVIESATVDQPDAYHLVFEVDKNPNKSLQTFHYLHDGSPHPGAGLISNPLPPFPQTGQHTFYVYQTDTQTNTKKWIRIGALRKPDVNTDYPCQYRVTLDNRGILRIHAGDVPYWTSTSAECLQQEGCVYCAELDLQPNEVDKERDPFCGIH